The DNA segment GGGAGCGTGCATCGGCCAAGTTCGATGCGAAAACGGGGTGGGCTACCGCACGCGATGGCGAAACGCGACGCCCCGGGTAAGGGAACGTATTCGCGTAGCAAAGACTCGACGGCGTCATCTTTCGGAAAGCGAGGACATGATGAAAAGACTCGGCGCACCCACCTTTTCGTTGCTCCTGTTCCTGATGGCTGGCGCATGCGCTCCTTTGCCATCCGTCTCGATGCCATCGGCTTCAGGGCGTACGTTTGCCATCCCACAAGCCGGCCCGAATCCAAACGTTGAGGACCCGACGTTTCGCGCATTGCCCGGTGCGAAGGCCTATTTTGGCCAAGTCGCCGGTTCCGGCTATCGCATCGAGGTGCCGGACAAATGGAATGGCGATCTGGTCCTGTTCGCGCACGGCTGGAATACCACGCGTAGGCTGACGGCTCCGTACCTGCCGGTCAGGGAGCTTGCCATCCGACAGGGTGTCGCGTGGGCCGCATCCAGCAATCACGCCAGCGGCTACGACCCGGATGACGGCGTCCAAGACACTCTCATCCTGCGCGAACTGTTCAAACAGATGATCGGCACGCCAAAACGTACGTTCATCTACGGAAGGTCGATGGGCGGCAATGTCGTGGTGGCTTCGCTGGAACGGTATCCCGATATCTACAGCGGCGGAATCACTGAGTGCGGCAGCATCAATGGCATCGAGCGATTGAACTATCTGCTCAGCTATACCGTGCTTGCCGGTTACTTTTCAGGGGTCGACTTTTTTGCGCAGGAAGTCCATGGACCGGCCGATGTCGTTGCGCTACTGAACCAGAAGGTCTATCCAGCGCTTGGTGCTTCGGCAGATAAGCTGACGGATGCCGGAAAGCGCTTTCGCAGTGCTGTCATCAATCTTGGCGGCGGGCACCGGCCATTTGCCGAGGAAGGATTTGCTGCCGCCTATCGAAGCAAC comes from the Cupriavidus basilensis genome and includes:
- a CDS encoding alpha/beta hydrolase family protein, encoding MMKRLGAPTFSLLLFLMAGACAPLPSVSMPSASGRTFAIPQAGPNPNVEDPTFRALPGAKAYFGQVAGSGYRIEVPDKWNGDLVLFAHGWNTTRRLTAPYLPVRELAIRQGVAWAASSNHASGYDPDDGVQDTLILRELFKQMIGTPKRTFIYGRSMGGNVVVASLERYPDIYSGGITECGSINGIERLNYLLSYTVLAGYFSGVDFFAQEVHGPADVVALLNQKVYPALGASADKLTDAGKRFRSAVINLGGGHRPFAEEGFAAAYRSNFDLAVIVITDTTFRGAALGNIGEKYHVDPELGVDDAALNRSVKRIAPDPSARNADTHYEFTRFKGNLKVPLMTIHGTGDAQVPIRTEQQYREWVEASGASAMLVQRASRRFVHCDYSTAERNRAFTDLLSWVTTGSKPEGDDLSGSLLDAGKRWSEPLRQDDPGHP